A DNA window from Phaeobacter sp. A36a-5a contains the following coding sequences:
- a CDS encoding F0F1 ATP synthase subunit gamma, translating to MPNLKDLKNRIASVKSTRKITKAMQMVAAAKLRRAQEAAEDARPYAERFNAVMAGLAASVGGSDSAPKLLAGTGSDQVHLLVVLTAERGLCGGFNSNIAKLARVEAQALKAAGKTVKILTVGKKGRDAMKRDLGEYFVGHVDLSDVKRVGYANAQDIAKDVLARFDAGEFDVATLFYARFVNVVTQVPTAQQVIPASFDATEDAAATSSAVYDYEPSEEAILADLLPRGVATQIFAALLENGASEQGARMSAMDNATRNAGEMIDKLTIEFNRSRQAVITNELIEIISGAEAL from the coding sequence TTGCCTAACCTTAAAGACCTTAAAAACAGGATCGCGTCGGTCAAATCGACCCGCAAGATCACCAAGGCCATGCAGATGGTCGCGGCCGCAAAACTGCGCCGCGCCCAAGAGGCCGCCGAAGATGCACGTCCCTATGCCGAACGGTTCAACGCCGTTATGGCCGGGCTCGCCGCATCTGTCGGTGGCAGCGATTCTGCACCCAAACTGCTTGCCGGCACCGGTAGCGACCAGGTTCATCTCCTGGTCGTGCTGACCGCCGAACGCGGGCTGTGCGGGGGCTTCAATTCCAACATCGCCAAGCTGGCCCGGGTGGAAGCCCAGGCGCTGAAGGCGGCGGGTAAGACTGTCAAGATCCTGACAGTCGGCAAAAAAGGCCGGGACGCGATGAAGCGCGACCTTGGAGAATATTTTGTCGGCCACGTGGATCTGAGCGACGTCAAACGTGTTGGCTATGCCAATGCGCAGGACATCGCCAAGGACGTTCTGGCCCGCTTTGATGCCGGGGAATTCGACGTTGCGACGCTCTTTTATGCGCGGTTCGTGAACGTTGTGACCCAGGTGCCGACAGCCCAGCAGGTGATCCCGGCGTCGTTCGATGCCACGGAAGACGCGGCTGCGACCAGTTCTGCGGTTTATGACTACGAGCCCAGCGAAGAGGCCATTCTGGCCGACCTGCTGCCGCGCGGCGTCGCAACGCAGATCTTTGCAGCGCTGCTGGAAAACGGGGCCTCCGAACAGGGTGCCCGGATGAGCGCGATGGACAACGCGACCCGCAACGCGGGCGAGATGATCGACAAGCTGACCATCGAGTTCAACCGCTCGCGTCAGGCCGTGATCACCAACGAGCTGATTGAAATTATTTCGGGCGCCGAGGCGCTCTAA
- a CDS encoding H-type lectin domain-containing protein: MKRVQSPRLGVDQGDIEIFSEFENGGSMWTGTGPRERRREVRFSEPFAELPAVHLSSSLVDIDSGAAIRAELVAEKITHQGFDVVFRTWNDSRVARIRASWLAIGTLPFADDWDVP; encoded by the coding sequence ATGAAACGTGTACAGAGCCCCCGCCTTGGGGTGGATCAGGGCGATATCGAGATCTTCTCGGAGTTCGAGAATGGCGGCAGCATGTGGACCGGAACCGGCCCGCGCGAACGCCGTCGCGAGGTGCGCTTTTCCGAGCCCTTTGCCGAGCTGCCTGCGGTGCATCTCTCCAGCTCGCTGGTGGATATCGATTCAGGGGCCGCCATCCGGGCGGAGCTGGTCGCCGAGAAGATCACCCACCAAGGATTTGACGTGGTGTTTCGCACCTGGAATGACAGCCGCGTCGCGCGGATCCGGGCCTCCTGGCTGGCGATCGGTACGCTGCCCTTTGCCGATGACTGGGACGTGCCCTAA
- the atpA gene encoding F0F1 ATP synthase subunit alpha — protein sequence MGIQAAEISAILKDQIKNFGQEAEVAEIGRVLSVGDGIARVYGLDNVQAGEMVEFPGGIMGMALNLESDNVGIVIFGSDRDIKEGDTVKRTNSIVDVPAGPELLGRVVDGLGNPLDGKGPINASERKVADVKAPGIIPRKSVHEPMATGLKSVDAMIPIGRGQRELIIGDRQTGKTAVALDAILNQKVYNDAAGDDESKKLYCVYVAIGQKRSTVAQLVKKLEETGAMEYSIVVAATASEPAPMQFLAPYAATAMAEYFRDSGKHALIVYDDLSKQAVAYRQMSLLLRRPPGREAYPGDVFYLHSRLLERSAKLNEEFGAGSLTALPVIETQGGDVSAFIPTNVISITDGQIFLETELFYQGIRPAVNTGLSVSRVGSSAQTNAMKSVAGPVKLELAQYREMAAFAQFGSDLDAATQQLLNRGARLTELMKQPQYAPLTNAEIVCVIFAGTNGYLDKVDVKAVGRYEAGLLAHLRSKHQDLLDWITNEDPKIKGDAADKIKAALDAFAADFA from the coding sequence ATGGGTATCCAAGCAGCAGAAATTTCTGCGATCCTGAAAGACCAGATCAAGAATTTTGGTCAAGAAGCCGAGGTGGCAGAAATTGGCCGCGTGCTGTCCGTTGGTGACGGTATTGCCCGCGTCTACGGTCTCGACAATGTCCAGGCCGGCGAGATGGTCGAATTCCCCGGCGGCATCATGGGCATGGCGCTGAACCTCGAATCCGACAACGTCGGTATCGTTATCTTCGGCTCCGACCGTGACATCAAAGAAGGTGACACCGTCAAGCGCACCAACTCCATCGTGGACGTTCCCGCTGGCCCCGAGCTCCTCGGCCGCGTAGTCGACGGTCTGGGCAACCCGCTGGACGGCAAGGGTCCGATCAACGCATCCGAGCGCAAGGTTGCCGACGTGAAGGCACCGGGCATCATCCCGCGTAAATCGGTTCACGAGCCGATGGCAACCGGCCTGAAATCGGTTGACGCGATGATCCCGATTGGCCGTGGCCAGCGAGAGCTGATCATTGGTGACCGTCAGACCGGTAAAACCGCCGTTGCGCTGGACGCCATCCTGAACCAGAAAGTCTACAACGACGCCGCTGGTGATGATGAATCCAAGAAACTGTACTGTGTTTACGTCGCGATCGGCCAGAAGCGCTCGACCGTGGCCCAGCTGGTGAAGAAGCTGGAAGAAACCGGTGCGATGGAATACTCGATCGTGGTTGCCGCAACCGCGTCCGAACCGGCTCCGATGCAGTTCCTGGCGCCTTACGCCGCGACCGCGATGGCCGAATACTTCCGCGACAGCGGCAAGCACGCGCTGATCGTTTATGATGACCTCTCCAAGCAGGCCGTCGCCTATCGCCAGATGTCGCTGCTGCTGCGTCGTCCGCCGGGCCGTGAAGCCTATCCTGGTGACGTTTTCTACCTGCACTCCCGCCTGCTGGAGCGTTCCGCGAAGCTGAACGAAGAATTTGGTGCCGGCTCGCTGACCGCGCTGCCCGTGATCGAAACCCAGGGCGGCGACGTGTCCGCGTTTATTCCGACCAACGTGATCTCGATCACCGACGGTCAGATCTTCCTGGAAACCGAACTGTTCTACCAGGGCATCCGTCCTGCTGTGAACACCGGTCTGTCGGTGTCGCGTGTGGGCTCCTCGGCTCAGACCAATGCAATGAAATCCGTTGCTGGTCCGGTTAAGCTGGAACTGGCTCAGTACCGCGAAATGGCAGCCTTTGCACAGTTCGGCTCCGATCTGGACGCCGCGACCCAGCAGCTGCTGAATCGTGGTGCCCGCCTGACCGAGCTGATGAAACAGCCGCAGTACGCACCGCTGACCAACGCCGAGATCGTTTGTGTGATCTTTGCAGGTACCAACGGTTACCTCGACAAAGTCGACGTGAAAGCAGTCGGCCGTTACGAGGCTGGCCTGCTGGCGCATCTGCGCAGCAAGCACCAGGACCTGCTGGATTGGATCACCAACGAAGACCCGAAGATCAAGGGTGATGCAGCCGACAAGATCAAAGCAGCTCTGGACGCGTTCGCAGCTGACTTCGCTTAA
- a CDS encoding class I SAM-dependent methyltransferase encodes MHVDVQDLRNFYYRSTLGRAAQASIRGRLLELWPEAAGLTVAGFGFAAPLLRPYLAEARRVIALMPGPQGVMQWPAGLPNVSVLCEETSWPIETGHVDRLVLLHGLETSDRPSHLLEECWRVLGPGGRAVFVVPNRAGLWARSDVTPFGFGRPYTLSQVENQLRLHQFTVERHSAALYLPPSQRRFWLKSGPLFERMGDRLPAMLGGGAFLVEVSKQVHVQRGEMTRLRRPNPIRVLEGLSNPMPEPA; translated from the coding sequence ATGCATGTTGATGTTCAGGATCTGAGGAATTTCTACTATCGCAGCACCCTAGGGCGGGCGGCGCAGGCGTCGATCCGCGGTCGGCTGCTGGAACTATGGCCCGAGGCGGCCGGGCTGACGGTCGCGGGGTTTGGGTTTGCGGCACCGCTGCTGCGCCCCTATCTGGCAGAGGCGCGGCGGGTGATTGCGCTGATGCCCGGGCCGCAGGGGGTGATGCAATGGCCGGCCGGGCTGCCCAATGTTTCGGTGCTCTGCGAAGAGACCTCCTGGCCGATTGAAACCGGGCATGTGGATCGGCTGGTGCTGCTGCACGGGCTGGAGACCTCGGACCGGCCGTCGCATCTGCTGGAGGAATGCTGGCGGGTGCTGGGACCGGGGGGGCGCGCCGTCTTTGTGGTGCCCAACCGTGCCGGTCTCTGGGCGCGCTCGGATGTGACCCCGTTTGGCTTTGGCCGCCCCTATACGCTGAGCCAGGTGGAAAATCAGCTGCGCCTGCATCAGTTCACCGTCGAGCGGCACTCAGCCGCGCTTTATCTGCCGCCCAGTCAGCGCCGCTTCTGGCTGAAGTCCGGGCCTTTGTTTGAGCGGATGGGGGATCGTCTTCCGGCGATGCTGGGGGGCGGTGCGTTTCTGGTGGAGGTCAGCAAGCAAGTGCATGTCCAGCGCGGCGAGATGACCCGCCTGCGCCGTCCCAACCCGATCCGGGTGCTGGAAGGGTTGTCCAATCCGATGCCCGAACCGGCGTGA
- a CDS encoding F0F1 ATP synthase subunit epsilon: MADTMQFDLVSPERRLASLPVTAVMIPGAEGDMTAMANHAPTITTLRPGVLRVEGPQGTSEYLVTGGFAEIGADGLSVLAEKAIPMDQLTRAQLDELIEEARTTYKTVQETDQPHGLVEDAAKLLADMEALGTHMSL; the protein is encoded by the coding sequence ATGGCTGATACGATGCAATTCGACCTCGTGAGCCCGGAGCGCCGCCTGGCGTCGCTCCCGGTGACCGCGGTAATGATCCCCGGCGCGGAAGGCGACATGACGGCTATGGCCAACCATGCGCCGACCATCACCACGCTGCGTCCGGGTGTCCTGCGGGTTGAAGGCCCGCAAGGCACATCGGAATATCTGGTCACCGGTGGCTTTGCTGAAATCGGCGCTGACGGTCTGTCTGTCCTTGCTGAAAAGGCAATCCCCATGGACCAGCTGACGCGCGCGCAATTGGACGAGCTGATTGAAGAGGCCCGCACGACCTACAAGACCGTGCAGGAAACCGATCAACCGCATGGTCTCGTCGAAGACGCGGCCAAGCTGCTCGCTGACATGGAAGCCCTGGGCACCCACATGAGCCTCTGA
- the atpD gene encoding F0F1 ATP synthase subunit beta, whose translation MANAKGKVTQIIGAVVDVQFDGHLPAILNALTTDNNGKTLVLEVAQHLGENTVRTIAMDATEGLVRGQAVADTGAPISIPVGNATLGRILNVVGEPVDEQGPVNAAETRSIHQPAPEFSDQSTESEVLVTGIKVIDLLAPYAKGGKIGLFGGAGVGKTVLIMELINNIAKVHSGFSVFAGVGERTREGNDLYHEMIESNVIKPDNLEESQVALVYGQMNEPPGARARVALTGLTLAEQFRDQSGTDVLFFVDNIFRFTQAGSEVSALLGRIPSAVGYQPTLATDMGAMQERITSTKNGSITSIQAVYVPADDLTDPAPATTFAHLDATTVLNRSISELGIYPAVDPLDSTSRLMDPSIVGEEHYAVASDVQQILQRYKSLQDIIAILGMDELSEEDKLTVTRARKIQRFLSQPFDVAKVFTGADGKQVPLEDTIASFKAVVAGEYDHLPEGAFYMVGGIDEVIAKAEKMAADAA comes from the coding sequence ATGGCAAATGCAAAAGGCAAGGTGACCCAGATCATCGGCGCCGTTGTGGACGTGCAATTCGACGGCCACCTGCCGGCGATCTTGAACGCGCTGACCACCGACAACAATGGTAAGACCCTGGTTCTGGAAGTTGCCCAGCACCTCGGTGAAAACACCGTCCGTACGATCGCGATGGACGCGACCGAAGGTCTGGTTCGCGGTCAGGCTGTTGCCGACACCGGCGCACCGATCTCGATCCCCGTCGGCAACGCGACCCTGGGCCGCATCCTGAACGTCGTGGGTGAGCCCGTGGACGAGCAGGGCCCGGTGAACGCAGCGGAGACCCGTTCGATCCACCAGCCCGCACCCGAGTTCAGCGACCAGTCCACCGAATCCGAAGTGCTGGTAACCGGCATCAAGGTGATCGACCTGCTGGCCCCCTACGCCAAGGGTGGTAAAATTGGTCTGTTCGGCGGCGCCGGCGTTGGCAAAACCGTTCTGATCATGGAACTGATCAACAACATCGCAAAAGTGCACTCGGGCTTCTCCGTGTTCGCCGGTGTTGGTGAGCGGACCCGTGAAGGCAACGACCTCTACCACGAGATGATCGAATCCAACGTTATCAAGCCCGATAACCTGGAAGAATCGCAGGTGGCCCTGGTTTACGGCCAGATGAACGAGCCTCCGGGTGCGCGTGCCCGTGTTGCTCTGACCGGTCTGACCCTGGCGGAACAGTTCCGTGACCAGTCGGGCACCGACGTTCTGTTCTTCGTGGACAACATCTTCCGCTTCACCCAGGCGGGTTCCGAGGTTTCGGCTCTGCTCGGCCGTATTCCTTCGGCTGTGGGCTACCAGCCGACGCTGGCCACCGACATGGGTGCGATGCAGGAACGCATTACCTCCACCAAGAACGGTTCGATCACCTCGATCCAGGCTGTGTATGTTCCCGCGGACGACCTTACCGACCCGGCACCGGCAACCACCTTTGCCCACCTGGACGCGACCACCGTTCTCAACCGTTCGATCTCGGAACTGGGTATCTACCCGGCTGTTGACCCGCTCGACTCCACATCGCGCCTGATGGACCCGTCCATCGTGGGCGAAGAGCATTATGCTGTGGCCTCCGACGTTCAGCAGATCCTTCAGCGCTACAAGTCGCTGCAGGACATCATCGCGATCCTCGGCATGGACGAACTGTCCGAAGAGGACAAGCTGACCGTGACCCGTGCGCGTAAGATCCAGCGCTTCCTGTCCCAGCCGTTCGACGTTGCAAAGGTCTTTACCGGCGCAGACGGCAAGCAGGTTCCGCTTGAGGACACGATCGCGTCGTTCAAAGCCGTTGTGGCTGGCGAATACGACCACCTGCCCGAAGGCGCCTTCTACATGGTTGGCGGCATCGACGAGGTGATCGCTAAAGCCGAGAAAATGGCTGCTGACGCGGCCTAA
- a CDS encoding F0F1 ATP synthase subunit delta, with amino-acid sequence MSEPASISAGIAARYATAIFEIAEESKALDSLETSINDLSAALADSEDLRDLITSPLVSRQEQGAAITAIAKKMGLAPVLANALSLMAEKRRLFVVPALLEALRARLAETRGEITADVTSAKALTKTQSEKLAKTLAERTGKKVVINATVDESIIGGLVVKVGSKMIDSSIRSKLNSLQNAMKEVG; translated from the coding sequence GTGTCCGAACCAGCTTCGATCTCCGCAGGCATTGCCGCGCGCTATGCCACCGCGATCTTTGAGATCGCCGAAGAGAGCAAGGCGCTTGATAGCCTTGAAACCAGCATCAATGACCTGTCTGCCGCTCTGGCGGATAGTGAAGATCTCCGCGACCTGATCACGTCACCCCTGGTGTCGCGTCAGGAGCAGGGGGCTGCGATCACCGCAATTGCCAAGAAAATGGGCCTGGCCCCGGTTCTGGCAAATGCGCTGTCGCTGATGGCCGAAAAGCGCCGCCTGTTTGTGGTGCCTGCGCTGCTTGAGGCTCTGCGCGCACGCCTGGCCGAAACCCGTGGTGAGATTACCGCCGATGTCACATCGGCAAAGGCGCTGACCAAGACCCAGAGCGAAAAGCTGGCCAAGACACTGGCCGAACGCACCGGGAAAAAGGTCGTGATCAATGCAACCGTCGATGAAAGCATCATTGGCGGTCTTGTCGTTAAAGTGGGCTCGAAGATGATCGACAGCTCGATCCGCTCCAAGCTCAACTCCCTACAGAACGCAATGAAAGAGGTCGGATAA